In Bacillus thuringiensis, the DNA window AATTTCGTTACAAGAACTGCTGCTATAATCGCTTTTATGCAATCACCTGGTAAAAATACAACACTTACTTTCATCGTCTGCCATATAGAAATATCCATTACGAAAGCTTGCACAATGATACCAAATACATAAACTACGAAAATACCACCAATTATATTAATACATAATACTTTTATAATAGAAACTTTACGTAAACGCTCAATTAAATACCCAATGACAAACGCTCCAACAATATAACCAAGTAAATATCCTGCACTTGGCCCAAAAAATACACCAAGGCCACCGCGTCCACCAGCAAGTAATGGTGCTCCCACTCCTACAATCAGCAAGAAAACAAGCTGACTTAATGCACCAAGACGTAATCCTAACAGTCCACCAGCAAGCATAACACCAAGTGATTGTAATGTAATTGGAACTGGTGTAATAGAAAGAGCAATCGGAGGTATTAATCCTAACACTCCCATAATAGCACTAAATAAAGCGACGAAAACTAAGTTTTTTGTATTCATGTTTGCTTCTCCCATTTGTAAACTTAAATTAAAATTTAGATAACATATTACAAGAATTATATTATCTTTCAACCTCCCCTTTGTCAACTTAGTTTTAATAAAAGTTTACAAATGAGGATTCAATTATTTCTCTTTATGCAAATGCTCAAGCTCTTTCCGAAGCGCCTGTTTTAAAAACTTTCCAACAGATGTTTTCGGTATTTCTTCCATAAATACAATATCGTCTGGTAACCACCACTTCGCAAACTGTGGTTTTAAAAATTCATATAGTTCTTCTTTTGTAACAGTGCTATTTGCCTTTTGTACAACGCAGGCAACTGGACGCTCTTGCCACTGCGGGTGTGGAACTGCAACAACGGCCGCTTCAAATATAGCATCATGTGCCATTAAAGCATTTTCAAGATCCACTGAAGAAATCCATTCTCCCCCGCTTTTAATAACATCTTTCGTACGATCAACAATTTTCACGCAGCCTTCCTCATCAACTGTAACAACATCACCAGTATATAACCAACCGTCTCGGAATCCTTCGACAGTACGATCATCGTTATAATAGCTTTCAGCGATCCAAGGTGCTCGTAAACATAACTCTCCCATCTCAGTACCATCCCACTTCACTTCACCGTTTGTACCGACTACTTTCATCTCTACACCAGGGACAAGATATCCTTGTTTTGAGCGGATTTCTAATTGCTCTTCATATGATAATTCTGTTTCATAACTTTTTAAACGTGCAAGTGTTACGAGTGGGCTTGTTTCAGTCATACCATATGCATGTACGAAAGGAACATTATATTTTTGCTCAAATGCTTTAATAACGCTTTTCGGTGCAGCAGCACCACCGCATAATATTCTCGTTATACTAGATAAATCGTAACTATTATTTTCTAATTCTTGTAATACACCGAGCCAAATTGTCGGCACACCTGCTGCTATCGTTACTTTTTCAGCTTGAATCATTTCTAATAAAATTTTCGGATTAAACATTGGCCCTGGAAGAACTTGTTTAGTTCCAAACCAAGTAGCTGCAAAAGGAAGCCCCCAAGCGTTCACATGGAACATCGGTACAATTGCCATAGCTGCATCGCTTTCCGATAAAGCAGCTGTATCAGCTAAACCAAGTGCCATACAGTGTAATACAGTACTTCGATGCGTATATACAACACCTTTTGGGTTTCCTGTAGTCGCTGACGTATAACACATACCAGCAGGTGTATTTTCATCAATATCTTTTACAAATTGGAAATTCGGATCGCCTTCTTCTAATAGTTTTTCATAATGATATACAGGTTCTAGCATAGTATTGGGAAGTTCATCTTTATCAGTCATAATAATGTAGGCTTGTACAGTTGATAATTGTGATTGAATATTTTCAACGAGTGGTACGAGATCTTCATCTATAAGTAGAATTCGATCTTCTGCGTGCTGAATAATGTATGAAATATGTTGAGGAGATAAACGAATATTAATTGTGTGTAAAACGGAAGCAATACCAGGAATAGCAAAATACGCTTCCACATGTCGATGATGATTCCACGCTAACGTTCCTATACGCTCGCCTTCTTTAATTCCTAATTTTTTCAACGCACTGGAAAGCCTTCTCGTCCTTTCACCTAACTGCTTATACGTTAACGTCGTAACTGTATCATGTGTCCGGGAAACAATTTCTTTCTTTGAAAACAGTTTTTCTGCTCTTTCCATCATAGAACTAATTGTTAGCGGTACATTCATCATCATATTGGTTATATCCCCCTTTAAAGCGTTTTCATTTTTTATATATTATAACAGACTTCAACAAATATTTACGATATTTTTCAGTATTTTCTGAATTATTTCCAAAGAAATAATTCAGATCAATAAAAAAATATGTTTTGAATACACTGATCCGAAACATGTTTTTTATTTTTTATAAACTATCTACCTTTTTTCTTACTTTCTTTTTCATTTTAAAAATAAAACGATTACTGTATTCCTTATTTTCTACTAAAATTCGATACATCTCCCACACTCCTACAACACGAACAAAAAGATAAACTCCAAGAGCAATAAGTACAACACAATAAGGATAGTACTGCACGAGCTCTCCAGAAGTAATTCGTTTTTTCTCAAATAAAAATGGTATCGCTCCTGCTGCTATTAAACAAAATCCAACGATCACTACTGCCGCATACTTTTTCTTAATAATCACATATCTGTTTGTCAATTCTTTTAGAAAGTTTTGATCAAATAGTAGTTCTTCTTTTTTCAATACATTGTATCGACTCTCTTCTATCGTTACAGGTACCATCATTGCTCCAATTCCAAGGACAGCAATGATAATGACAAGAAATGTAGACATTGTTGCATTTTCTTTAAATAATAAATACGGTATTGTAGATAAAATGAGCAAACTAAACCCTAACGCAATATATTTTGAAATCTTTTGCCCCTACACTATATACCCTTCTGCCATTTCTTTACTTACGTAATAGCCTTCCACATTTTCATTACTTTGTTCAGCAGTTTCTTTTAATAAGTAATCAAGAGATACTTCAAATACATTTCCAATCATTATTAACTTTTCAGTTTCAGGAAATCCTTGACCGTTTTCCCATTTACTAACCGCTTGCCTTGTTGTGTTTAATTTCTCAGCTAATGCTTCTTGAGAAAGGCCCTTTTCCTTTCTTAATTTAAAAAGCTTCTCACCAAATCCCATATGTGTGTCCCCCTTTGTTTTCTTACCTAAATTGTATGTAAACATTACCCTTATCTCTATCTTCCTGCGGTTGCACTTTGTCAACTTACGGTTGCGATTGTGTTATATAGCGGTTTTCTATACAATTTAGCTAGTTTTCTTCTATGATTATGGCATTAATAAAACACCTTCTACCAATAACCAATTATAACAATTAAAGGTAATTATTGTTATGAAAAATCAAAAAAACTCCCTTATTCATTTAAAGGAGTTTTCGATATAAAATATTCCAAGAGGACTAATTTTTCTTCCTCATATTGATTCACAATTTCTTCTATACATTTTTGTATGTCATGCAACGATTGATATGCATTCCACACAGTATATGTTGTCATCTCTTTATATAAGGCATACTCATATATATATGTAAAATATTACTCCTATTAACTTCCCTAATAAAAACACTTCTCAATAATCATAACGGCTTCTGCTTAAACTTTTCATAATGTCGTACTTTTAATACAAGGATATTCCCGCAATCTGTACAAATATAAGCATCTACTGGTGAAGATGTGAACATCGTCTCTTTTTTCCGTATTTGTGCATATCCGACAAACTCACCTTCTCCTATGTTTTGAGAACCACAAGTAGAGCATGTTTGCACGTCTTT includes these proteins:
- a CDS encoding biotin transporter BioY, encoding MNTKNLVFVALFSAIMGVLGLIPPIALSITPVPITLQSLGVMLAGGLLGLRLGALSQLVFLLIVGVGAPLLAGGRGGLGVFFGPSAGYLLGYIVGAFVIGYLIERLRKVSIIKVLCINIIGGIFVVYVFGIIVQAFVMDISIWQTMKVSVVFLPGDCIKAIIAAVLVTKLHRSLKHIITPALKGGKYTNAR
- a CDS encoding long-chain fatty acid--CoA ligase, which translates into the protein MMMNVPLTISSMMERAEKLFSKKEIVSRTHDTVTTLTYKQLGERTRRLSSALKKLGIKEGERIGTLAWNHHRHVEAYFAIPGIASVLHTINIRLSPQHISYIIQHAEDRILLIDEDLVPLVENIQSQLSTVQAYIIMTDKDELPNTMLEPVYHYEKLLEEGDPNFQFVKDIDENTPAGMCYTSATTGNPKGVVYTHRSTVLHCMALGLADTAALSESDAAMAIVPMFHVNAWGLPFAATWFGTKQVLPGPMFNPKILLEMIQAEKVTIAAGVPTIWLGVLQELENNSYDLSSITRILCGGAAAPKSVIKAFEQKYNVPFVHAYGMTETSPLVTLARLKSYETELSYEEQLEIRSKQGYLVPGVEMKVVGTNGEVKWDGTEMGELCLRAPWIAESYYNDDRTVEGFRDGWLYTGDVVTVDEEGCVKIVDRTKDVIKSGGEWISSVDLENALMAHDAIFEAAVVAVPHPQWQERPVACVVQKANSTVTKEELYEFLKPQFAKWWLPDDIVFMEEIPKTSVGKFLKQALRKELEHLHKEK